In Cervus elaphus chromosome 3, mCerEla1.1, whole genome shotgun sequence, the genomic stretch atagaaCCTCCTCCTCCCCCCCAGGAGTTTAAAGGAGACAATAAATGCAGCTTGTCTGCTGCACAATGggttccctttccttcccctcaGCCTAGTGGGCCCAGCTGAAGCTGGAAGCCCTTGGGTCTCTACCTGCCTAATGTTAAAAGCCAGACCCTACCTGTCGCCATAAACCCTGCCTTCCCTAGGCCtgaaggagagaggagcagaGCTGAAGGCGCCCACACCAGCGATCTTACTACCCCTGGCTGGGCCTTGGTCCTTGCAGTTGTCTCAGTATACAAACTGGCCCCTGCTTTCTGATCCTGGGAGTAAAAGAGTCACTCATCACAGGTGCTAAGGTTACTTGTTAgctgggacccttggtctaaagGTCTGTGAGATGGTGGGAAGAAAACTGACTCCAGGAGAACAGATCCCTGGATACCCAGCTCACCTCTCCTCACCTTatcccccaccccagctggcGAGGACCCAGGCAGGATCCTCCCAAAGCCTCTCTACTCCTCGCCTTGACCACATCTGAAGCACCGCCTAGCCCTCACCTGCTCTCCTCGCCCTCCAGCAGTTTCCTGTAGATGGCGATCTCAAACTCCAGGCCCAGCTTGACGATCATGAGCTTCTGGTACTCACGCAGCTGCCGCACCATGTCCTGCTTGGCCTTCTGCAGGGCAGCTTCCAGCCAGACCAGCTTGCCCTTGGCGCTTCCTGAGGCACTTTCCTTCTGCAGAGCGGCTGGGTCCTTGCCTCTCTCTGGTTCACAGGGCTGGGGACAAAGGGGGCAAAGAACACAGACAGGAGGACATCCTCAGCCCCTCCCCACTCAAGGATCCACACCTTTCTCCATAGCCGGAGGGCcgaagagaaactagagatcgTTAAGGGGAATGAGTGTGCCTACTCTGAaatctgtgtttgtgtgtctgccCCACTCCCAGGGTGGAGGTTGGGGACCAGCCTTCTTAGATGACTGAGAGCCTTTTGCatctagtatgtgtgtgtgcatgctaagttgcttcagtcatgtccaactctttgcaaccccatggactgtagcccaccaggctcctctgtccatgggattctctaggcaagaatactggagtgggttgccatgtgctcctccaggggatcttcccaacccagaggttgaacccgtgtcttctgcagcTCCCACCTTGGCAGActggttctttaccgctagcccacctgggaagcccacatctagTATAGTGACACTTCCAAAATGAGCTAGGGGCTGGGAAGCATCAAATACATTTTAGCATGTCATTCTGGGGTTATTGTTTCATCAGGGAATGAACAGGAAGAGTATCCTTTCCTCATAAGAGACTGGAATTTGTAgttttctagggaaaaaaaatattgataataaagGCCTGCCTTGGTGAGGCATACTTGCTGCCTAGGGAACCAGTCGGGGAATCAGAGCAGCTGAGGCTGCTGGGAGACTGGGCCCACCCAGCCACCACTCTGTCACCCCTGGAACCTGAACAGTTTGTCCCTCCTCAAAGCCAGgggttcctggagaagggagaaccCCCACAAATATCCTGCAGAGCCTGAGACACTTGTCTCTGCAGAAAACAAGAACTGACTGGAAGCAGAACCTCTTCCCTTTGCGGGGTGGAGCATGGGCTGGGGCAGGAGCTTAACTAAGAGGGCGGCTGAGAAAAAAGAGGAGCGggtgagagggagagaggtggggagaaagAGGGCATTCATGTGGGAACCTTCTCTTTCTGGAGCCTAAAGCCTGAGAAACACAAATGCCTACAGAGCCTGGCTGGAGACATCAAAAAAGTATAggccagggactttcctggtggttcattggctaagactgcactcccaatgcccagggcctggttccatccctgatcagggaactaggagTTCTGTAACTAAGACTGGGCACAgcgggggtggcagggagggaggggaaagggaatAAAGGCCAAATGTAAAGTATATGTGGATAGTACCCAGCTCTACAAAGAAATATACACactctaattttcctgaaatcACAATGATGTCTTTCCTGTTTTCAGTCTTTCATTTCTTCACCTTAGATAGAGAACTAGATCCAGAGCCTAGCTGTATCTCTTTGACAAGAATGACAAAGAGTACTAGCCAAGGTGAGGATAAATGGCAAAGATCCCTCTGCCTCAGTGTCAAAGGATGCAATCTGGAGTGGTGGAGTCTGCGGCACACTGCAGGAACATGACCCCCAtgtgaagatgaaagagaaggtAGAGGCCTCTCTTCTCTCACCAGATGTTACTGTGTGAGACCATGTGAGACCAGTTTAATATTGCCAGATCTGCATGTTTATAGAGGGAATCCATGGTACTGAATTTCTAGGTAAGATCTTGCCATTTCTGAAGATGGGCTCAAATTTCACACTATAGGACAATCACAAAACatacagacttaaaaaaaaatatatatatatacataaaaaatgaTATACAAACAAGCATCCATATGCATACATTTTTACCTACATGTTAATTAcgtatccacattaaaaaaaaaaaactcaaagtcCTGGGCAAATGGAAGcatggtatatacacacataaccaCACTCCTGTTTGCTCAGACATTCACAAAGAGAAACTCTATCCAAAGGATGGGGGGAAGGTCTAGTCTAGTCTAGGATGCGTCACCAGCATCACCACTCAGCCACCCCAACGCCCGCCCCTCACCTGGCTCTTGGTGCCATCCACTTCTGCTGTCAGCCGCTGGATGGCCTGGTTCAGCCTGTTTAGCTCCTCCTTACTGTGTCGCAAGTTCTGCACGTGTTTCTGCACTGTTGCCTTTATCCCCTCGCACTGTGAGGTGGGGACAGCcaagtggggtggggggttgatCAAGAAGATGAGGAAGCAGCAGGTGCATTCACTGGAGATCAGCAAGACCGTTCcagcacccacccacccacttgcTATCATGGGTGGGTCACTTGactcctctgagcctctgcttctCCATCTATAAGATGGGAATGGTCATCCTTTCTATCCCCAGAGGTGGTTGAGAGAAGGAAGCGCACTTGGCTGGCACCAGGGCATGTGGGTCACCAGGTCTGTGGATGCCAAAGGTAGTGTGAACTCAGCCACAAAGGGAAACAGTGCAGCAGTTTGCTGAGTCTTTGGACTGAGACCACACCAAACTGACCCCAAGAATCAGGGTAGCTAACCCTAGGAAATCAATTCCCGTCCTTCACTACACAGACTCATCTAAATGAATTCAAAAGGCAgttaataaaattcaacattcctgaattttaaaaatactttttcaaatCTAAGAATATGAAGAAACTTTCCTAATATGAAGAAAATTTCCTAATTCCTAAATATGAAGAACTTTTCCTAAGAAAATTTCCTAACCTTCCTAAAAGGTTATTAATCAGTGACAAGAGGTCCAGTTTCCAGCTACTTTCCCAAACCCCAGGCCACTCTGGGACCACATTATGGGACGACAAGGGACCAAATCAGTGGGCCTTTACCCTTCCTGCATCCTGTCTGTACATGCCAACATCTAACCAGTTGGGTACGGTGACCATGCTTTCACAGTGCCTTACactctccagtatttttcctcCACCATCCCCCTGGGGCTCAGGACCACCCGTGAAGTAGACCAGGGAGATGTTCCTGTATCTATTATCTTCCCTCGGGCAAGCTGATGCTCAGCCACCATGCAAGAAGTAGGGACCCTGAGGGATATGACCGACCCTGCAGTCAATGGCTGAGCCTGGCTGCATCTTAAGTCCACGCACTTTGCTCTACTCCCCAAGGAACAGATAAAGTCACACAGGCCCTTCAACACAGAGAATAGGAACTGTTCACTCCAGCCCAGTGcaaatttccttccaaggtaTTGATAGATAGGGTGTGGGGAATGGATGAAAAGAGACTGCAAAACTTCATTTCCCACCAATCTCTGCCCTATTCTTACTGCCTGTACCCGCTCTTGTTCCCAAAAGCTGAAGACTCAGCAGGCAAGCTTGTGCCTGGCGGGGTCCAACAGATCTGGACTGAGTTCAAGATCCCTCCTCCTGTGTGAACTAATGAGCTGTGTAGACAAGTCTTACCATGATGAGCAGAGCTGTTCTCTCCTCCAAGCCTCCCGTGGTCCCTGAAACTCAGCTGTAGCCCAGAGAGCTCCTAGAATGCTCAGCTCTGAAGGACAAAGCCTCttcttcctggtggctctgtgacCTCATCTTGTTACATTTGCAGAGTTCTGATTGGGGAGAGTGGTGGAAGGGGCCATCCTGTGAGCCCAGAGGGGAACATGTTAGTCTCTGAGCTGGAATGGACCTtcaaggaaagaggaggaggaggaagcggggtgggggaaggaaaagGACTTCAGGTGGGGGAAACGTGTGGAGCTGGGGAGTCTGGGCTTTGGGAGTGGGCAACAGGGAGCCACAGAAAGTGCTTGAAGAGGCCAGCAGCCTGGTGTATGTACAATGCAGTGTGGAAGGCCTGTCTGATAGCAATGCAGAATACAGATAGGAGGGAGAGAGACTCTGGCTGGGAGTTCATTTCCACTAGTAGGTAAGAAATCTGAGTAAAGACAGGACTCCAAGCTGAAGGAGTAACAGGGACCAGAGAACACAAGTTGATCGgcattttcttctgtttgatAAATTTCTCATACATACAAGAGTATATATAACATGCATTTGATGATTTAAATAGCGACATAATAAAACAAGCCCCTGTGTGCCCACCAGAACCTTCAAAGCCCGCTGTGGGACTGACCCTTCCTGCTTACAGCATCCTCTCCCTCTGACCCCATTCACTCTGCAAGGTGACCACTATCTTGGGTTTTTGTGTTAAGCACCCCCTTGTGTTTTCTTTATTGTTGTATCATATGTGTATGAATTCCTAAGCAACTGTTTTAGTTTTGCCTTCCTGTAAGATTTCTATAAATAGAATTACATGCAGGCTTCTATGACTTACTTCTCCCTCCTCAACATTCTAATTGTGCGATTCAACCATTCTGATGCATGTAGCTTAGTTTGTATTGCAATGCTGTAGAGTATCCCAGTGTGATTATTGCTCCTAGGGGTATAcacatgtgcttttttttttttttcttttgatcatagcaaacaatgctgctatgaactttgggATATGTATTTGCTAGCGTACTTTGGCAAGAGTTTTTTTGCGGTACTGGCTGTCAAACTTTTTTTTATAGCCATAGCTCAAgttataagaaatacattttagggacttccttggtggtccagtggttaaaaatctgtgtTGCAATGCAAGGAAgacagattctatccctggtc encodes the following:
- the LOC122681480 gene encoding keratin, type II cuticular Hb1-like isoform X2, giving the protein MCEGIKATVQKHVQNLRHSKEELNRLNQAIQRLTAEVDGTKSQPCEPERGKDPAALQKESASGSAKGKLVWLEAALQKAKQDMVRQLREYQKLMIVKLGLEFEIAIYRKLLEGEESRLGLGFGAGNVTALRSVLGSAPTGLPGSASGAEALLPPGAGPSSVETSAPGGGCALCGSPGCVAGLRCSGSRGC
- the LOC122681480 gene encoding keratin, type II cuticular Hb1-like isoform X1, producing the protein MIASGWVGAGTVLLISSECTCCFLIFLINPPPHLAVPTSQCEGIKATVQKHVQNLRHSKEELNRLNQAIQRLTAEVDGTKSQPCEPERGKDPAALQKESASGSAKGKLVWLEAALQKAKQDMVRQLREYQKLMIVKLGLEFEIAIYRKLLEGEESRLGLGFGAGNVTALRSVLGSAPTGLPGSASGAEALLPPGAGPSSVETSAPGGGCALCGSPGCVAGLRCSGSRGC